One Nocardioides aromaticivorans genomic window carries:
- a CDS encoding SDR family NAD(P)-dependent oxidoreductase, producing MRTIDLTGKRAIVVGGATGIGRASAWALAEAGAEVVTLSRRDEPLAFEGSSEVAARISHRALDISRTADVPRVFGELEAMGAVDIAVLSAAVIEAAPVDACEDDLWRRHMDVNVDGIFACTRASVRHMLTRGTGKVVVIGSVSGMVGNAGFSAYCASKGLWVNLVRQMALDCAPRGVNVNAVLPGFTSTELADLYDEQTKATIAAAVPVRRWAAPAEIADAVLFLSSPMADYVHGVNLPVDGGYLAAGPI from the coding sequence GTGCGGACGATAGATCTCACCGGGAAGCGCGCGATCGTGGTCGGAGGAGCGACCGGCATCGGTCGTGCCAGTGCCTGGGCGCTGGCCGAGGCAGGTGCCGAGGTGGTCACGCTCTCGCGGCGCGACGAGCCCCTCGCCTTCGAAGGCTCCTCCGAGGTGGCCGCGCGCATCAGCCACCGGGCGCTCGACATCTCCAGGACCGCGGACGTCCCGCGAGTCTTCGGCGAACTGGAGGCAATGGGCGCGGTGGACATCGCAGTCCTCAGCGCCGCCGTGATCGAGGCCGCGCCGGTTGACGCGTGCGAGGACGACCTGTGGCGCCGCCACATGGACGTCAACGTCGACGGGATCTTCGCGTGCACCCGTGCGTCGGTGCGCCACATGCTGACGCGTGGCACCGGCAAGGTGGTGGTGATCGGCTCGGTCTCTGGCATGGTCGGCAACGCCGGCTTCTCCGCGTACTGCGCGTCGAAGGGGCTGTGGGTCAACCTGGTCCGCCAGATGGCGCTCGACTGCGCCCCGCGTGGCGTCAACGTCAACGCGGTGCTTCCCGGCTTCACCAGCACCGAGCTCGCCGACCTCTACGACGAGCAGACGAAAGCGACCATCGCCGCCGCCGTTCCGGTCCGCCGGTGGGCGGCACCCGCTGAGATCGCCGACGCGGTCCTGTTCCTCTCATCGCCGATGGCCGACTACGTGCACGGCGTGAACCTCCCCGTCGACGGCGGCTACCTCGCCGCCGGCCCGATCTGA
- a CDS encoding response regulator transcription factor, whose translation MDHSCHEFLADALETRATTRCRLLAESLVHRTGADAVGLMGISPEDGTHVPVLNVGYDPTTFEQHASARYTRHTPGVQQILARAGRIHSWEDIPGFRESYQAQAVYQPAGFHNGISVALATAEQTVVGMLHVSTRRDHMDSDALELVERARPVLTEWVDTMTRFQLARLSRRQFEILARMRDGMSNAEIAADLVIAPRTVTTHIEHILRRLGATNRTQAAVWAERYGLRWSASGSG comes from the coding sequence GTGGATCACTCCTGTCACGAGTTCCTCGCCGATGCGCTCGAGACACGCGCAACAACGCGTTGCCGCTTGCTGGCCGAGTCGCTCGTCCACCGCACGGGTGCCGACGCCGTCGGGCTGATGGGCATCTCTCCGGAAGACGGAACGCACGTCCCGGTCCTGAACGTGGGCTACGACCCGACCACCTTCGAGCAGCACGCCAGCGCGCGCTACACCCGACACACCCCCGGGGTGCAACAGATCCTGGCGCGCGCGGGGCGCATCCACTCGTGGGAGGACATCCCCGGCTTTCGTGAGTCCTACCAGGCGCAGGCGGTCTACCAGCCGGCCGGCTTCCACAACGGCATATCGGTCGCGCTCGCCACCGCGGAGCAGACCGTGGTGGGGATGCTGCATGTCAGCACCCGGCGCGACCACATGGACAGCGACGCCCTCGAGCTCGTCGAGCGCGCACGCCCGGTCCTCACGGAATGGGTGGACACGATGACGCGTTTCCAGCTCGCCCGGCTCAGCCGCCGACAGTTCGAGATCCTCGCCCGGATGCGAGACGGCATGTCGAACGCAGAGATCGCCGCCGATCTCGTGATCGCTCCCCGCACCGTGACCACACACATCGAGCACATCCTGCGCCGGCTCGGGGCGACCAACCGCACCCAGGCCGCCGTATGGGCGGAGCGTTACGGCCTGCGCTGGTCCGCGTCCGGCTCGGGCTGA
- a CDS encoding glutamine synthetase family protein, which translates to MTLTSSSFAGSVAIPGPDGLSYGPMSLDQLRAEASAGLVDGIMLITPDNSGRCLAERVPTQRFLKDYDEVGAFKVPLMLWGIDIEQIVRSGLDHIGGMGAGVPDVPLVPDMTTIRRLPWLPTTPVVICDPFAPDGAPLAFAPRQILKRQLERLESLGVTIQAATELEFYLFDESYEAAWNADHKGLTAASRYHAAYDAVAAIKAEPFVNEVIRQMDLAGVETEGYAHEYGYGQQEINLRHAGALEMADRHFLYKFGVKSIAARMGVSATFMAKWAIDGDGSSCHIHTSLWDVTGTTPIGDQRAFDGYVAGVAEGMAGATLMYAPTLNSYRRFQAHSFAPTVIAVGDDNRTCSLRLVGEGSTRRVENRVPGADVNPYVALGAMAASGANGIEAGLAMPPVETGNMYYRDDVPTLATSLPAAIELFATSESLRSGLGADVHQHLLDLGRDEELAFLTETVTDWEKRRFFERA; encoded by the coding sequence ATGACCCTTACGTCTTCGTCGTTCGCCGGCTCGGTGGCCATCCCTGGTCCCGACGGACTGAGCTACGGCCCGATGTCGCTGGACCAGCTCCGTGCCGAGGCGAGCGCGGGGCTGGTCGACGGGATCATGCTGATCACGCCCGACAACAGCGGGCGCTGCCTGGCCGAGCGGGTTCCGACCCAGCGCTTCCTCAAGGACTACGACGAGGTGGGCGCGTTCAAGGTGCCGCTCATGCTGTGGGGCATCGACATCGAGCAGATCGTCCGCTCCGGGCTCGACCACATCGGCGGCATGGGCGCGGGCGTTCCGGACGTCCCGCTCGTCCCCGACATGACCACCATCCGCCGGTTGCCGTGGCTGCCGACGACCCCGGTCGTCATCTGTGACCCCTTCGCGCCCGACGGTGCCCCGCTGGCCTTCGCTCCGCGCCAGATCCTGAAGCGGCAGCTGGAGCGGCTCGAGAGCCTGGGTGTCACGATCCAGGCCGCGACCGAGCTCGAGTTCTACCTGTTCGACGAGTCGTACGAGGCGGCGTGGAATGCCGACCACAAGGGCTTGACGGCGGCGAGCCGCTACCACGCGGCGTACGACGCCGTCGCGGCGATCAAGGCCGAGCCGTTCGTCAACGAGGTGATCCGCCAGATGGACCTCGCGGGCGTCGAGACCGAGGGCTACGCCCACGAGTACGGCTACGGTCAGCAGGAGATCAACCTCCGCCACGCAGGCGCCCTCGAGATGGCCGACCGGCACTTCCTCTACAAGTTCGGCGTGAAGAGCATCGCCGCCCGGATGGGCGTCTCGGCGACCTTCATGGCGAAGTGGGCCATCGACGGCGACGGCAGCTCCTGTCACATCCACACGAGCCTCTGGGACGTGACCGGCACGACGCCGATCGGTGATCAGCGGGCCTTTGACGGCTACGTCGCCGGCGTTGCCGAGGGGATGGCCGGAGCGACGCTGATGTACGCCCCGACGCTCAACTCCTACCGCCGCTTCCAAGCGCACTCCTTCGCGCCGACGGTGATCGCGGTCGGCGACGACAACCGCACCTGCTCCCTGCGCCTCGTCGGCGAGGGCTCCACGCGCCGGGTCGAGAACCGAGTCCCGGGGGCGGACGTGAACCCGTACGTCGCGCTGGGCGCCATGGCGGCCTCCGGCGCGAACGGGATCGAGGCCGGGCTGGCCATGCCGCCGGTCGAGACCGGGAACATGTACTACCGCGACGACGTGCCCACGCTGGCCACCTCGCTGCCTGCCGCCATCGAGCTGTTCGCTACCAGCGAGAGCCTGAGGTCGGGCCTGGGCGCCGACGTCCACCAGCACCTGCTGGATCTCGGGCGCGACGAGGAGCTCGCCTTCCTGACCGAGACCGTCACGGACTGGGAGAAGCGCCGGTTCTTCGAGCGCGCCTGA
- a CDS encoding FadR/GntR family transcriptional regulator — MTEHRPLAPVRQVAAHELVVDQLRRSLNQGQFRPGDRLPSERELAEMLQVSRTTVRSAAAVLESEGRLSVRRGRGGGFTVLEPDHDSPATRREIRANRRAIRDLFDLRLVVETGAVALAALRRTDEELIALEHRLGRMQQVIREERRRPSTSLVREFQALDNGFHLALASCSRNEHLVEQVAAARQAMWTPVGSVFRHLESNANDLHADILDAVRAGESDAAAALMSEHITATRTTLESWLDRT; from the coding sequence ATGACGGAACACCGCCCCCTCGCCCCGGTCCGTCAGGTCGCCGCTCACGAGCTGGTGGTGGACCAGCTGCGACGCTCGTTGAACCAGGGACAGTTCCGGCCCGGCGACAGGTTGCCGTCCGAGCGCGAGCTCGCCGAGATGCTGCAGGTCTCACGGACCACCGTGCGGTCAGCGGCAGCGGTGCTCGAGAGCGAGGGCCGGCTGTCGGTGCGCCGCGGGCGCGGCGGCGGCTTCACCGTTCTAGAGCCGGACCACGACTCGCCCGCCACGCGGCGAGAGATCCGCGCCAACCGACGTGCGATTCGCGACCTGTTCGACCTGCGCCTCGTCGTCGAGACCGGTGCCGTCGCCCTCGCCGCCCTGCGCCGCACCGACGAGGAGCTCATCGCGCTCGAGCACCGCCTCGGGCGGATGCAGCAGGTCATCCGCGAAGAGCGACGGCGACCCAGCACCTCCCTGGTCCGTGAGTTCCAGGCCTTGGACAACGGGTTCCACCTCGCGCTGGCGAGTTGCTCGCGCAACGAGCACCTCGTCGAGCAGGTGGCCGCTGCCCGTCAGGCCATGTGGACACCGGTGGGATCGGTCTTTCGTCACCTCGAGAGCAACGCGAACGACCTGCACGCCGACATCCTCGACGCGGTCCGCGCCGGCGAGAGTGACGCCGCGGCGGCACTGATGTCCGAGCACATCACGGCCACCCGGACCACGCTGGAATCGTGGCTCGATCGCACTTGA
- a CDS encoding APC family permease, producing the protein MSATREPQTGLDGSADRAALLHRGLGVGSIVFMVVAAVAPLGAACAVIPLVFALSGNPTAPLYFIGAAAVLSVFAVGFTLMSRHVRNAGAFYSYVQAGLGKVAGAGTASLALASYVVLLIALYALLGASAAAALDQYLGVDVAWWLCSFAFLAIISLLGYRDIEVSAKVLGVALVLEALVVLVIDLAVLLRGGNDGISAEPLNPSHLLDGAPGLGLMFAFFAFVGFEATAVFRSEAKDPERTIPRATYVAIAIIGSLYAFTSFAMANGLGADQAATAAGADPANVMQGLAQRYAGGVVEDAVILLLVTSVFACCLSFHNVVSRYQFNLANGRVLPAALGEVHPTHRAPSRSSVVVTGLSATILAALTVAGLEPVLEIYTWLSGAATLGILVLMLLTSVAVVAFHQRGNGSDPVWNSVIAPVLAFIALAFVTYKVLDSLDLLVGGQTAANWVCIGLAASFAVGAGTTAFARITSPELYDEILED; encoded by the coding sequence ATGTCCGCAACGAGAGAACCCCAGACCGGCCTGGACGGATCCGCCGACCGGGCCGCACTGTTGCATCGTGGCCTCGGCGTCGGCTCGATCGTCTTCATGGTCGTCGCCGCCGTGGCCCCCCTCGGGGCCGCTTGCGCGGTGATCCCGCTCGTGTTCGCACTCAGCGGCAACCCGACCGCACCGCTCTACTTCATCGGGGCTGCCGCGGTCCTCAGTGTGTTCGCCGTCGGCTTCACCCTGATGAGCCGGCACGTGCGCAACGCCGGCGCCTTCTACTCCTACGTGCAGGCGGGACTCGGAAAGGTCGCTGGAGCCGGTACGGCATCGCTGGCGCTGGCGTCGTACGTCGTCCTCCTGATCGCGCTGTATGCACTCCTCGGTGCGTCGGCTGCCGCAGCCCTCGACCAGTACCTGGGCGTCGATGTCGCCTGGTGGCTGTGCTCCTTCGCCTTCTTAGCGATCATCTCCTTGCTCGGCTACCGCGACATCGAGGTCAGCGCCAAGGTCCTCGGCGTCGCCCTGGTGCTGGAGGCACTCGTGGTGCTGGTGATCGACCTGGCGGTCCTGCTGCGCGGCGGCAACGACGGGATCTCCGCCGAGCCGCTGAACCCGAGCCACCTCCTCGACGGCGCCCCCGGGCTCGGACTGATGTTCGCCTTCTTCGCCTTTGTCGGCTTCGAGGCGACCGCTGTGTTCCGCAGCGAGGCCAAGGACCCCGAACGCACGATCCCCCGGGCGACGTACGTCGCGATCGCGATCATCGGCAGCCTCTACGCCTTCACGTCCTTCGCCATGGCGAACGGACTCGGCGCCGACCAGGCCGCGACGGCGGCCGGAGCCGACCCGGCGAACGTCATGCAAGGGCTGGCCCAGCGCTACGCCGGAGGCGTCGTCGAGGACGCCGTGATCCTGCTGCTGGTCACCAGCGTCTTCGCCTGCTGCCTGTCCTTCCACAACGTGGTCTCCCGGTACCAGTTCAACCTGGCCAATGGTCGGGTCCTGCCTGCCGCCCTGGGGGAGGTCCACCCGACGCACCGCGCACCTTCGCGTTCGTCCGTCGTCGTCACCGGGTTGTCCGCGACCATCCTCGCCGCGCTCACGGTGGCCGGCCTCGAGCCGGTACTCGAGATCTACACCTGGCTCTCGGGGGCCGCGACCCTCGGCATCCTGGTGCTCATGCTCCTGACCAGTGTCGCGGTGGTCGCCTTCCACCAGCGCGGCAACGGCTCCGACCCGGTCTGGAACTCGGTGATCGCTCCGGTCCTGGCGTTCATCGCGCTGGCGTTCGTGACCTACAAGGTGCTCGACAGCCTGGATCTGCTCGTCGGGGGACAGACCGCGGCGAACTGGGTCTGCATCGGCCTGGCGGCATCCTTCGCCGTCGGTGCCGGCACGACCGCGTTCGCCCGGATCACCTCCCCCGAGCTGTACGACGAGATCCTGGAGGACTGA
- a CDS encoding gamma-glutamyl-gamma-aminobutyrate hydrolase family protein, with product MNAYLDRPVVGITYSSQDLEDFALWRSLFHGFVAAGATPVGIDCAVEQPRIDGLVRRLDGLVVSGGGDVDPALYGGATDDELLRGVNHARDVAERSALDAAFASGIPVLAICRGLQFVNVVLGGTLYADLARDRPGPIAHRAGEEVLDRVCHDVEVEPGTLLAAWLGDAGTIAVNSEHHQGIRDLAPGLTAVAHAPDGLVEAVQLPERRLVGVQWHPEILWPNEPSSLDLLVGFVEECGVQVRSAAPA from the coding sequence TTGAACGCCTACCTCGATCGCCCGGTCGTCGGCATCACCTACTCGTCGCAGGACCTGGAGGACTTCGCCCTGTGGCGCAGTCTCTTCCACGGCTTCGTGGCGGCTGGTGCCACTCCTGTCGGGATCGACTGCGCTGTCGAGCAGCCCAGGATCGATGGCCTGGTGCGTCGCCTCGATGGCCTGGTCGTCAGCGGCGGTGGTGACGTCGACCCGGCGCTGTACGGAGGTGCGACCGATGACGAGCTCCTCCGGGGTGTGAACCACGCGCGTGACGTCGCCGAGCGAAGTGCCCTCGATGCGGCGTTCGCCTCCGGGATCCCGGTGCTCGCGATCTGCCGCGGCCTCCAGTTCGTCAACGTGGTTCTCGGCGGGACCCTCTACGCAGATCTGGCGCGCGACCGGCCCGGGCCGATCGCGCACCGCGCGGGGGAGGAGGTGCTCGACCGGGTCTGCCACGACGTGGAGGTGGAACCCGGCACGCTCCTGGCAGCGTGGCTGGGCGACGCCGGCACGATCGCCGTCAACAGCGAGCACCATCAAGGGATAAGGGATCTCGCGCCAGGTCTCACCGCCGTGGCGCACGCCCCCGACGGGCTGGTCGAAGCCGTGCAGCTCCCCGAGCGGCGGCTCGTCGGAGTGCAGTGGCACCCCGAGATCCTGTGGCCCAACGAGCCCTCGTCGCTCGACCTGCTCGTCGGCTTCGTTGAGGAGTGCGGGGTGCAGGTCAGGTCCGCGGCCCCGGCCTGA
- the glsA gene encoding glutaminase A: MTRRVGVLSPRSSHPDQLLAHARAAIDHGRSAAHAGEVTSKIPALAAVDPASFGLSVTTVDGAELGVGDCVVQFSLQSLTKLFALVALLRVEPEAWAHVGWAPTELGYGSVAELERSAGRPRNPFVNAGALIVTDRLLHHTGSAVETVAELVRDLAGDPAVASDAAVSASEAGADHRNRALAHVLAEHGRLLNDVDDVLAHYYAQCAITGSALGVARAGRFLVDRRLHGRVLDSDNVRRINAVLLTAGMYGAAGDIAYRVGLPAKSGVGGGVLAVLPGVGTVCAWSPPLDREGNSVGGVAAIEQFSRTSGWSVF, encoded by the coding sequence ATGACGCGCCGGGTCGGGGTGCTCAGCCCGCGTTCCTCCCACCCCGACCAGCTGCTGGCGCACGCCCGGGCGGCGATCGACCACGGCAGGAGTGCTGCGCACGCCGGTGAGGTCACGTCGAAGATCCCAGCCCTGGCGGCGGTCGACCCCGCATCCTTCGGGCTGTCCGTGACCACCGTCGACGGCGCCGAGCTGGGTGTCGGCGATTGTGTCGTCCAGTTCTCGCTGCAGAGTCTCACCAAACTCTTTGCTCTCGTCGCGCTGTTGCGCGTCGAGCCGGAGGCCTGGGCGCACGTCGGCTGGGCGCCCACGGAGCTGGGGTACGGCTCGGTCGCGGAGCTGGAGCGTTCAGCGGGCCGACCGCGGAATCCGTTCGTCAACGCTGGCGCGCTCATCGTCACCGACCGCCTGCTGCACCACACCGGTTCGGCAGTGGAGACGGTCGCCGAGCTGGTGCGGGACCTCGCCGGCGATCCGGCGGTGGCGTCCGACGCCGCTGTCTCGGCCTCAGAGGCGGGGGCCGACCACCGCAACCGCGCCCTCGCCCACGTGCTGGCCGAGCATGGTCGTCTTCTCAATGACGTCGACGACGTGCTCGCCCACTACTACGCGCAGTGCGCGATCACCGGCTCGGCACTCGGCGTGGCCAGGGCCGGCCGGTTCCTCGTGGATCGCAGGCTGCACGGACGGGTCCTGGACTCGGACAACGTGCGACGCATCAATGCGGTGCTGCTGACCGCCGGGATGTACGGCGCCGCCGGGGACATCGCCTACCGGGTGGGCCTGCCCGCAAAGAGCGGAGTCGGCGGTGGCGTTCTCGCCGTACTTCCCGGCGTCGGGACCGTGTGCGCCTGGAGCCCGCCGCTCGATCGCGAGGGCAACTCCGTCGGTGGTGTTGCGGCGATCGAGCAGTTCTCCCGGACCTCCGGCTGGTCCGTCTTCTAG
- a CDS encoding NADP-dependent oxidoreductase, with protein sequence MTTPLNRRLLLGRRPTWTATLDDFVLEEVPTTPPGPGEVLVRVLSLAFDPAMRGWMNDGPSYAPPVPIGEVMRGHAVGEVVASGVDAVSVGTLVTGNFGWQTYALAAFEEGTLSHLEHVSEASASKPVARRVPDGVPPTSVLGILGTTGLTAYFGMLELGAPRPGDVVLVSGAAGATGSVAGQLARLAGATTIGIAGGAEKGAWLREVAGFDHVIDYKSEDVATRLAEIAPDGVDIFFDNVAGRILEAGISNIAQRGTVVLCGGISSGYSDEAVAYGPTNLSTITVRSCTMKGFIVTDFAVQFDAASRRLTEWVQDGSLAWAEDVVEGDVTDAVATMNRLFDGKNLGKQILQLAVPTKA encoded by the coding sequence ATGACCACACCTCTGAACCGCCGGCTGCTCCTCGGCCGACGTCCGACCTGGACCGCCACCCTCGACGACTTCGTGCTCGAGGAAGTCCCCACCACCCCACCCGGCCCCGGCGAGGTTCTCGTCCGGGTGCTGTCGCTGGCCTTCGACCCCGCGATGCGCGGCTGGATGAACGACGGGCCGTCGTACGCGCCCCCGGTACCCATCGGTGAGGTGATGCGCGGGCACGCCGTCGGCGAGGTCGTGGCCTCCGGCGTCGACGCGGTGAGCGTCGGCACGCTGGTCACCGGGAACTTCGGCTGGCAGACCTACGCCCTCGCCGCCTTCGAGGAGGGCACCCTGAGCCACCTCGAGCACGTCAGCGAGGCGAGCGCGAGCAAGCCGGTCGCACGCCGGGTTCCTGACGGAGTACCGCCGACCTCCGTGCTCGGCATCCTCGGCACGACCGGTCTCACCGCCTACTTCGGCATGCTGGAGCTGGGCGCACCGCGGCCCGGGGACGTCGTCCTGGTCTCGGGAGCCGCGGGCGCGACCGGATCCGTGGCCGGGCAGCTGGCCCGGCTCGCGGGAGCCACCACGATCGGCATCGCGGGCGGGGCCGAGAAGGGCGCGTGGTTGCGCGAGGTCGCCGGCTTCGACCACGTCATCGACTACAAGTCAGAGGACGTTGCGACACGGCTCGCCGAGATCGCCCCCGACGGGGTCGACATCTTCTTCGACAACGTCGCGGGCAGGATTCTTGAGGCCGGCATCAGCAACATCGCACAGCGCGGCACCGTGGTCCTGTGCGGCGGCATCTCCAGCGGCTACTCCGACGAGGCCGTCGCCTACGGACCCACCAATCTCTCGACGATCACCGTCCGCAGCTGCACCATGAAGGGCTTCATCGTCACCGACTTCGCCGTCCAGTTCGACGCAGCATCGCGCCGACTGACCGAGTGGGTCCAGGACGGCTCCCTGGCGTGGGCCGAGGACGTGGTCGAGGGCGACGTCACCGACGCCGTCGCCACCATGAACCGTCTCTTCGACGGCAAGAACCTCGGCAAGCAGATCCTGCAGCTCGCGGTCCCCACGAAGGCCTGA
- a CDS encoding SDR family oxidoreductase: MSALEGKVVVVTGAAGAIGRAAITALKAEGAVVTGVDLRAADDTEADHFVTCDLTREDEVADLYDGVAARFGRIDGLFNNAGAAFADDGSTLDVDVAVFERTLQVNVTSVLLCCKHGIPHLVAGGGGSVVNTASLVARMGSAVSQIGYTASKGAVVALSRELGVELARRGVRVNSLSPGPVASPMLEALFSADDVARRMVHIPAGRFGTAEEMARAALFLLSDASSFVNGIELVVDGGISAAYVTPED; encoded by the coding sequence GTGAGCGCGCTCGAGGGCAAGGTCGTCGTCGTCACCGGTGCCGCTGGAGCCATCGGCCGCGCGGCGATCACGGCACTCAAGGCCGAGGGAGCGGTGGTGACCGGGGTCGACCTCCGCGCCGCTGACGACACCGAGGCCGACCACTTCGTGACCTGCGACCTCACCCGGGAGGACGAGGTCGCGGACCTGTACGACGGCGTGGCGGCGCGGTTCGGGCGCATCGACGGACTGTTCAACAATGCCGGGGCCGCCTTCGCTGACGACGGCTCGACCCTCGACGTCGACGTGGCCGTGTTCGAGCGGACGCTGCAGGTGAACGTGACCAGCGTGTTGCTGTGCTGCAAGCACGGCATCCCGCACCTGGTCGCGGGCGGTGGCGGCTCCGTCGTCAACACCGCGTCACTGGTCGCCCGGATGGGCTCTGCGGTGTCGCAGATCGGTTACACCGCCTCCAAGGGTGCCGTGGTGGCCCTGTCGCGCGAGCTCGGCGTCGAGTTGGCGCGCCGGGGCGTGCGGGTCAACAGCCTGAGCCCGGGACCAGTTGCCTCGCCGATGCTGGAGGCGTTGTTCAGCGCTGACGATGTCGCACGGCGGATGGTGCACATCCCCGCCGGACGCTTCGGGACGGCTGAGGAGATGGCCCGGGCGGCTCTCTTCCTCCTCAGCGACGCCTCGAGCTTCGTCAACGGCATCGAGCTCGTGGTGGACGGTGGCATCTCAGCTGCCTACGTCACCCCGGAGGACTGA